The Etheostoma spectabile isolate EspeVRDwgs_2016 unplaced genomic scaffold, UIUC_Espe_1.0 scaffold00019168, whole genome shotgun sequence DNA window AACAGATTATATTTTTAACTGTAAGACTGTTCAAGTTCAATACATTTCAGTCTAGTCCTTCAGTTCTGGCCTGGTTGAGTCACAAACAACATTTCTGCTCTTAAAACAGGTCGACTTGGCCAACATTTTGGACAGAGAAAGTGACCATATCACACATTTGAGACCACCATAATTACATAACATAAAACCTATTGTATATAAATTCCTTTGTTATATACAATCAGTTGAAAATGTTCCTATGTATGGATGAGTAAACACAATAGTACTTTTGTACGTTAGCATTAGTGTTATCGTTTCTACTCTGTTtaactgtatgttttttctttttttgtgtatggCCAGATATTGGAGGTCCTTGTGTTTGTCTACTTTGTTGTGGAAATGCTCATCAAGATGGTGGCCCTGGGAGCCTTGGCTATAAAGGGAGTTACCTTAGCAACAACTGGTACAAGCTGGACTTCATCATCAACTGTGGAGAGTTAGTATCCACAATGCCTctcaattttctttctttttttatctgatAAACAACAGCAGTCACTTTAGGGAAACATCATATTTAATGTCTCAGTTTCTCCCGTGTTTAAAGACAACATACATAATCACTCACAAATATAGCAGGGTCTTTGTTAGCTTTGGTCACACTGGCCTGactttgtttatgtattttagaGAAGGAATTCCATCAGAAACGTTTTTCACCGTCAGCTTCTCATGGCTTGTTTATGAAGAGTTTTCATATTTAGCATTATATTGCtgtaaatttagatttttgtaaATGAAAGAACCCCCAAAAACTGTTCTCCCTGTTTCTGTCTGCAACTGTCCTCTCAGGTTGTTGGATTATGTTTGAAATATTTGACATCCACTTGCAATTCTGTCGAGTGCTCTCACCGTTGCGTCTCTCAGCAGAGTACCAAGTAAGttgacatttcaacatttgcATTGGTCCTCAAAACTTATTTTTCAGTGTTTCCAAACATATAGTACAGCAGTACATATAGTAAGTGCAATATGTAGTCATTTTAATATTGATAATTATATGAATGAAAGCTTTCAAGCTTTCACTGAGACTCAATGGATGTCAATCACTGTAATAAACCTTCTTTTTGTGCACATCTTGTAGGTATGCTCCACGTTGTGACAGTACTTTTAGGCACCGTGCCCATGCTCGCAAATGTTATGGCCCTTTGCATCTCCGTCATCCAAATCTTTGCTGTTGTGGGAGTCCAGCTGTGGCGGGGCAGCTGCGCAACCGCTGCTTCCTGGGAGAGGACATTCCCACGTAAGGAAAAGgctttttctgcttttgcagtatttgcattttcaaATTTCCAAGTCCTAGTCGAGTTACATTACCTGTTACACATCATTAAACATATAAGTAGTCAGAAAATTCATCCCACTTCATTCATGAATGCTTAAGTCAGATTTCATAAAATCCTTGAGTTAAAGTCCAAGTCATTAGTGCACGATTTAAGTCCAGTCACATGTCCAGAGAATAGTTACTGCAGTCGGACTTGAGTCGAAGTCTAGGACTCAAGTACTCCTTTCACTTGCATATATGTatcaacaaaatacattttcttttttcaacacagcACAAAAAACTGTCATGTGAAATCTAATAGCTAAGTCATGATGTAGAGTGTATTAATTCTAGAGTGTATAAACTGTTGTTCTTTTCTCCATCCAGAAAGTACAACGTGTCCTTAAGTCCATATTACATGACCGAGTATGAGGAAAAACTCCCATTTATCTGTTCGCGTGATGGCAAAAGCGGGATGCAACACTGCCAAGATGTGCCACCTTTTCACAATAATGGGACAACCTGTTCATTGGCTGCTCACCAGTATTCTTCAGCTGTAAATGGGGTAGTCTCTACAGGGGCCGGAGCCAGTGTAAACGCTTGTGTCAACTGGAACATTTTCTACAATGTCTGTCGGCCCGGGGACCACAACCCTTACATGGGCGCTATCAGCTTTGATAACTTTGCTTACTCCTGGATAACTATATTCCAGGTAACAAGGGCTTTTACTGTTcagaaaaatattttcataataacaataaagtcaTAGGTGAGTCTAGTTTCCTCTGGCTGGATTATTACCCTTAACagttttgttctttgttctgAAGTTACTGTTCCACTGTTCACCAGTTTTTAACTAGAAGCTTATGAAATGTTGCCACATACTATTATAAATTTATTTTATCACTCTCTGTCTACCTCCAGGTTGTGACACTGGAAGGATGGGCGGAAATCATGTTTTTACTATGGATGCTTATTCTTGGTGGagtgttgtattttttgtattcgTCACTGTTGTGAGTAgcacttttctttgtttttagttAACAACCATAGTAATTGAAAGTGTTCTAAGGTCTCAAAAAAAATGATGTCTTGGTAGTCTTCCATACTGGTAAATCTGAGCTACATAATGGTCTCTAACTCTGGTTGAATAATTTCATTAGCAACTATAAAAATCCAGCAGAGGCAGCAAATACATTGAAACTATGTTTTGATTTGGTCCTCAATATAAGTCCCAATGCTAATGCAATAATGTGGGTCTTGTTTTAAATAGACCCACGCCAAACCCCTGTAGTATTAATGACTCAGTCAATGGAACACAATTTTAATCTGACAGTAATCCTTACTCGCTGCAgttcttaaataaaatgaagaaaaggtcATCTGTTAACTTTGGATTTTAGTTAGGTTATGTTTATGTCACACATTGTTTTAGATGCTCTGTTGTAGAAAAATAGACATAACCACCCTTAACTTGTCAACTTGAGTTGGGCCACTTGTAATGCTGTCATTTAGACAGACTTGTTTTCTAAAAGCTTGTTGTGTTGCTCCTGAAACAGACTAATTGTTAACACTTAAATTAAGTAGCTTAATTAATTTGAGGGCAGCAATGCTTAAATCACCGGTGCAATTATCTCAAAGCAGTTTTTGAACCCTTGCTCTTATAGCAACTTTTTACTTCCCCTCCAGATGGGCTCCTTTGTCATGATAAACGTCTACGCAGTCGTCATCGCCACACAGTTCTCGgacaaaatgaaacaagataCAGGAGAGCCAAGTGTTGGTGCTGTGGCTATTGCACAGCTCTGTGGCAAGTTAATTGGATGGCTGCAGGCAATCTACCGTAAATGCAACAGGTCAGTCACTGTATAAGATGTATATACAACCTGGAGgtctttgtcttgtttgtgGTCAGATTTGTAGTTTGCAGTAATATCTGTGTGTATAACGGTAGAATAGAAGATTATGTCGAATGCATTATTCCCTCATGCTCAGGATGAAAGTAGATATAAATGCTTTCTTATGTTGTAGTACATGTAGTACTCAATCAGGCAAAAGTTGGAAGTTCTCTGAATAAATCTTTGATATTATTGGGCCATGCTCTGAGTATGGAACAATATAAGTTTGCATTAGTTAATTTGTGTTTCTCACAATGGGACATTACCAGAACAAAACATGTCTCCATTTAAGCTGAAAATTGACTGTTATTTATGTCCTTTTACCAATAGGCATAACAGGTGCACCCTCATGGCGACAGCAGCAGGATTGATAACTCAATGGTGAGACTAGTGAAAACCTTTCTGCAGAACCATCAGCAGCAGCATTGTTGCCTATCTTAACTGACTACCTTTCTGTGACAGATCTATCAGGTCTGGAGACCATTCAGGAAAAGCTTAAGAGGACTGTCCACAGCAAACTCTTTGACCGATTGGTCATGTTTGCTCTTTTCCTCAGTATTGTCACCATGGCCATAGAGCATAATGACCAGGTGAGGAtgaaagtgtgtctgtctgcttaCTACTCGTCTACGTCTCTGAATTTAATTTCAGGTGTGTGAGGTGAATGATAGACTGAGCAGTTAAAAAATGCAACGGGGGTGGTTTGATTAGAGTATTTTGTTATGCTGGGAATTAAGAAGatactttttaaattatgtcCTATTATTCCAACATTAAGAAAAGTATACTAAGATAGTAACtactttacttttctttccttccttcctttgcATTTTACCTTCTTTTGCTCCTTCTCTCCATATATACCGCTTccttgctttatttttttccatcctGTCTTTGTACAGCCCCAGGAGTTGACACGTGTGTTACAGATCAGTAACATTGTCTTCACCATTATATTTCTTGTGGAGTTGATTATGAAGCTGCTGGCTCTCACCTGGACATACTTTATGGACTTAAACAAAATCTTTGACTTTGTCATTGTTATCATCAGGTAATATGATCCATGCAGTCTGACATCATTGCTTTGTCCTGTCATACATGCCATTATTAAAATTCAAATTTAATCCCAATTTCCTTGACTCTCATTGGAAccattacacacaaaaaactgttCTATCATGTTTGTCAATGTTTCTGTTATACTTGAGGTGGACAACACTTAGTGTTGTAAAACTAGTAGCTTGTGTTAGTTTCAGACTAGATTAAGTCATAAAGTATACACAATATAACCTATAACCTCAACATACATTATATTAAAgacatgtttgtttgtggttttcagTTTGTGGGAGATAATATCTAAAGCAGACGGACGGTTGTCAGTTCTGCGTGTATTTCGTCTGCTGCGGTTTGTGAGGTTGCTTCACTTCCTCCCTTACCTGAAGAGACAACTGCTCGTGCTGAAGAGGACCATAACAGAGGCAGCCACACTCTGCATGCTACTgctatttttcatctttattttcaggcatgtacacacacaaatcctCCCTCGccttgtgtctgtatgtctgtagaCATCTGTAATGTCACAGCTAATTCCAAATGATGCTATTTTATTACTATATCATATGATAACGATCACCCACAAGATGCATCTCAATGATTGTGCATGTATGTTCTTGGTACTCTGCAGTATAATGGGTATGCACCTGTTCGGAGGTAAATTCTTCTTCGAGACGCACCATGGAGATGTCATCGTTGAGCGGAAAAACTTTGACACCCTGCTTTGGGCAATGGTCACGGTGTTCCAGGTTAGTTTTTGACTTTATAATTCCATTCCATCGTCATGCAATTTCTGCCCCAATTTCTGTCTGTACAACTCTCTTTTATTAAATCTCTCAATCCAGATTCTAACTCAGGAGGACTGGAATGTGGTGATGTACAACGCTATGGCAACTACCTCCAAATGGGCCTCTATCTACTTTATTGTGGTCGTTATTTTGGGAAAACATGTTCTTCTCAATATACTTGTGGGCATAGTGGTTCAGAGCTTCCAGGCTAGGGTAAGGACCTCTGTCTTAGTTTTCTCTAACAGCAATGTGTTTTACACCAAACATGGCTCTTAAGTACGGCACACTCAAACACTTACACATCTGCCAAACTCTATTTCCTGTTGTTGCAGAGCTTCCCAAGTATGGATCAagactcttctctctcttcctctgagTCTACCAGTTCCACTCTGGAAATCTTGACCCCTGAAAACCCTGTACAGACAGATAACAACCAGAGAAATGTAAGTTCTTAAAAGTGCAAACTGTGTTTTCAGAATCTGTTGAGAGGTCTCTGAGAGTAGTAATTGGTGATAAGcaacttttacttacttttatGTTTACTAATAGTTACAGTTTTGACACTTGAGATGCTGTACTTGCTCAAACATACCCCCACTCACATTTGCTGTACTTCTTGTTGTCACAGGGCCCCACAGGACCCAACCgaggcctctctctctctctttgttgccCCAGGATAAACAATGCGATTAACGCAGCCCCAGGGGAAGACTCTGCCCCAACAGATACCAATGGGGACAGTGTAAGTTCCTAATAGTGATAGTTTAAGAAGTCTGGTGTGGGACGTTTGAGATTTTACAAGGTTTAACACACAATAATGCAGCAGAAAGTAACATGATCAAGCTAATTTTGTCTCTGCTTATATTCTGAGCAACATTGGCTGGTATACCACCCCTCTGTAGTGTTGTTGGTAGTTCTTTTAAGTGTTTTCTTCATGCTTTGGATAAAGAGAGGTGGCTGATATGTAACTCTTTACCCATGCAGCGATGTTTGAACTTGATCCAGAAAATGGTCAGCTGGTCCAAAGAACATGAAGAGTGGTCAGTTTATGTGTTTTCGCCACAGAACAGGTAAGCATTTTTTTACaggaagggaaagagagatttagataaaaaacacaaaaatgtttctttgaTACATACTTTGCATGCAGAATGCCAAAAGAGGATTATTACAGGGACATTTCACTGTCTCTTTTATTCCATTGGTTCACCTCTGATGTTTCTGACTGTAGCTATtttctgtgcgtgtgtttgtgttcaggtTCCGCATCTTTTGTCAACGACTGATCTCTCACAAGCTGTTCGACCGCATTATTCTGGTCTTCATTCTCCTCAGCTGTGCCACCATCGCTGTGGAGAGGCCTGCAATAAACCATAAAAGCATGGTGAGACACCTACAGTTACTGTTCCTTTGGAGAGGGAAATACAGTAAACCCTTAACATACAAACCCTATCCTAttggacacacacaaatattgacagatgcacacacaaagtATAATCATACTGCATGTAATCTGTGAGGAGAGATGGCAAATACAGTCACAAACTTACAAACAGACAAGTTGGATGTTTTGCATTTCATGAAACAAATAATATGTAAtgagtttgtgtatttgtgataCAAAGAAGCATGTTAAAAAGGAATCTCAATATTCCCTTTAGGAGCGTTGGGTCCTGAATACAGCCGGTTGCGTGTTCtctgctgttttctttgtaGAGATGCTCTTTAAGGTAAACGGCAGcgttaattaataaatacaatgttttgtttgttctaaTGAATAGAAATGAACTTTCCATCCCCTGCTGGGTTGAGatcaaataagaaaaataaacaatgtgtaAGAGAAGAGCTCAATTTATTTAACTGACTGTTGTAGCCTGAAACCATTTTGAAAATTCTTTGTTATAATTTTGGACcaatcattttgtattttttaggaGATTTTTAATGAAACTATAACACTGTATATTGAGTAATATGTTGGAATTTATGTGTTGTTACACCAGGTTGTAGCTCTTGGTTTGCTGTTTGGGAAGGAGAGCTACTGCCGGTCTGCCTGGAATGCTGTGGATGGTTTTTTGGTGTTACTGTCTTTAGTCGACATCTTAGTCTCTTTGGCCAGTacaagtgaaaaaaatataatggGCATGCTCAAAGTTTTGTGCCTGCTACGCACAATGCGCCCGCTGAGGTACGTCATGAATTTGTGCGTGTATACAGTACAGATGATTGCAGATGATGTTTGTGTGGGTTGATACAGTGCTTATGTACATAAACCGTTTTTTGTGTCAGCATCCCATCTTATTTCATCTTTGGGTCAGTTTGTCTGGTCATACATGTGCTggttataaaaaacatttgtttgtctATGTTTATGTGTTCCAGGGTGATCAAGCAAGCCCCGAAACTGAAGCTGGCTGTGGAAGCCCTGATTGCTTCGTTTAAACCCATTGGGAACATCGTCATTATTTGCTGtgcctttctctttttttatggcATTCTTGGGGTGCAGGTACTGTGGGGGATGCACACTCACGCACCCATATAttcactcgcacacacacacacatacacacagctttGTTATACCCTGACTTACAATCAAGAAATGAACAACATGACCCTTGGCCAGCACTAATAGTAAACACCTAGGAATTCATTCCTGTTATTTCTGGCATTGAAAGTGACAGCTTTGATGTAGTTggcaaaataacacaacaaacactctgtctctgtctttttctaacAAAACACTGTAGTTATTTAAAGGGAAGTTCTTCTACTGTCTGGGTCAAGACACAATCAACATCACCAACAAGAGTGAATGTCTGTCGGCCAACTATCGCTGGGTACAAAAGGTGTACAATTTTGACAACCTGCCTCAGGTATGGACTAAAGCACAGAGGATGCAACAGGGAGAGGAATGTAGTATATGTAATATAGTTCATTACATATTTGCCATATTAACCATTTTCAACTAACTGTAATGAATGTGTATTCCGTAAATTAACTTAAAAGCTAATTATATTATGACCTGGATAATCTCTGTTTGTTGACTTAACAGTGATTTCTGTTTCCCATTCAGGCTCTGATGTCCTTATTTGTAATGTACTCTAAGGATGGCTGGGTGAACATTATGTATGATGGGCTGGATGCTGTGGGAGTAGAACAACAGGTATTGTTACTGGCAAAATTtctgatttatatttttacactgttaTGTACATtggaagggaagagagagatagTAAACGCAAGGGTTGTTTTTCCCTCCTAAGATGGCAGTGTATTAAATtggttctttatttttaatttcttatgcacAAGAAATTAAATCTAATCTTTCTATTGTTGTCTTCTCCTCTCAGCCTATAACGAACTACAACGAATGGATGCTGATTTTTTTCATCACCTTCATGATTATAAGCTTCTTTCTTCTCGACATGTTTATTGGTGTAATGGTGGAGACCTTCCACCAGTGTCGGCAGGCTCAAGCCTTAACAGAAATAGCCACAGTATCACAGGACCAGTGCAATGGTAAGGAGAATGGAGTAGCTTGTTAATGATCTATTTTCCCAAGCATCACATTTCAGAGTCTAATGTGAAAAATGAAACTGACAGCCTGGTTAGGTCACACAAACAGTTGCTGATCACGAAGGCTTGATACATGTATTGGGACAGGTTGTGTACAGTCATTATCTGGAAACAATGTTGATGAGAGCGGTGAGAATGAATCAAAACAAAGTAAATTAGCTGAAAGATATTAAAATGCTACTTAGACTTTAGGGGAACTGCAGAATCATGTGATCATTCTCTGTGGGTGCATCACAAAAAGCGATGcctttcacatacacacattttatcatattgttgatataaaagtattgagtattttAGCTCTAAATGTTTTGAGTGTTTGTTACAACTTTGTCTCCCTTTCGCTGTTTGTGtttatctgcatgtgtgtgtgtgtgtgtgtgtgtgtgtacgtgtacgtGTGCGTAAACATGTATATTTCAGAGCCTGAGGAGATTCCATATTACACAGATTACTCCCCCATTCGTCGGTCTATCCACACTTTCTGTACCAGTAGCTTCCTGGACCTCTTCATGGCTGCCGTAATTTTCCTCAGTGTCATGATGATGGGTTTCCAACATTATGATCAACCTCTGGTAaatgcgcgcgcgcacacacacaaaatcactgTGTAATTTGCATTGACTGTGTGAGGGGATAGAaataaacctgtgtgtgtgtgtgtgtgtgtgtgtgtgtgtgtgtgtgtagtatgtaGAGAAGATGACAGACTATTCCTACTATGTGTTCACCATCATCCTGATCATTGAAGTCATGCTGAAGCTTGTGGCGTTTGGCATACTGAGGTTCATAAAAAGCAGGTAACACATCAGAATAAGTGAGAATTGAATTTCCTTATTTGCTTTTGAATGTTAGTATTCCTGGTGCCTAAAGTGTTGCATggctttgtgtgtatgtgtttagaTGGAATCTGCTGGACATCGCTGTTGTCTTGATTTCAATACTCAGTATTGTTTTTCAAGTGATGGATATGGCAGACTCAATTCCCATTAATCCCAGCATCCTTAGAGTCTGCAGAGTACTCAGACTAGCACAAGGTATACtcatatacagtggggctcaaaagtttgggcaccccaggtaacaatttgtattaatgtgcatagaaaagccaataaaagatggaaaaaatctccaaaaagcatcaaatgacagattagacattcgtataatatgtcacaaaaagatagatttttttccccatcctttacactttcaaaataacagaaaacaaaaaaatgttgtctgtaaaagtttgggcaccctgcagagtttatagcatgcaccgccccctttggaaagctgagacctgacagtgtcatggattgttctcaatcgtCGTCTgtaaagaccaggtgatgtcactCTGTCACGGTTTTAAATgaccagactcatctgaccttgccccaacaatcagcaccatggcttcttctaagcagttgtctagaaaactgaaactgaaaatagttcacaaagcaggagaaggctataagaagatagcaaagggttttcagatgccaatatcctctgttcggaatgtaattaagaaatggcagtcatcaggaacagtggaagttaaagcaagatctggaagaccaagaaaaatatcagacaacagctcgcaggattgtgagaaaagcaagtcaaaatcCACattccatccagaaagacctggcagacactggagttgtggaataccattccactataaagagatactggtacagatatggtcttcatggaagagtcatcagaagaaaacttcttctacgtcctcaccacaaaaatcagtgttcaaagtttgcaaatgaacatatagacaaacctgatgcattgtgggaacacgTTCTGCGGGCCGATGAGGTTAGAATAGAAAGGAAGAATGGACGAAGATActtcaaacaagaattgaaagactcttggctggctacaagaagcgtttccaagctgtgatacttgccaaagggggcggtacaaggtattaactctgcagggtgcccaacttttgcagacgccagttttttgttattgttgttattttgaaagcgtaaatgatggaaatagaatctaaatttttgtgacatattattcgaatgtctaatctgtcatttgattccttttggagatttttccatattttcttggtttctttatgcacattaatacaaattttacctggggtgcccaaacattcgagccccactgtacacacactcaACAAAGGGTAATCTTTTTAGCTGTGtaaaatgtctgtttgtgtgtgttgtgtatgctCATATACAAAGTTATTTACACAACTCCTTTGTCCTACTTCAGTGCTGAAGGCCAAAAAGATACGAGTTCTGCTGAAAACCATTATCAAGACGCTGTCAcagg harbors:
- the LOC116683977 gene encoding LOW QUALITY PROTEIN: voltage-dependent T-type calcium channel subunit alpha-1I-like (The sequence of the model RefSeq protein was modified relative to this genomic sequence to represent the inferred CDS: inserted 2 bases in 2 codons), whose amino-acid sequence is MLHVVTVLLGTVPMLANVMALCISVIQIFAVVGVQLWRGXLRNRCFLGEDIPTKYNVSLSPYYMTEYEEKLPFICSRDGKSGMQHCQDVPPFHNNGTTCSLAAHQYSSAVNGVVSTGAGASVNACVNWNIFYNVCRPGDHNPYMGAISFDNFAYSWITIFQVVTLEGWAEIMXFTMDAYSWWSVVFFVFVTVMGSFVMINVYAVVIATQFSDKMKQDTGEPSVGAVAIAQLCGKLIGWLQAIYRKCNRSVTDENLSGLETIQEKLKRTVHSKLFDRLVMFALFLSIVTMAIEHNDQPQELTRVLQISNIVFTIIFLVELIMKLLALTWTYFMDLNKIFDFVIVIISLWEIISKADGRLSVLRVFRLLRFVRLLHFLPYLKRQLLVLKRTITEAATLCMLLLFFIFIFSIMGMHLFGGKFFFETHHGDVIVERKNFDTLLWAMVTVFQILTQEDWNVVMYNAMATTSKWASIYFIVVVILGKHVLLNILVGIVVQSFQARSFPSMDQDSSLSSSESTSSTLEILTPENPVQTDNNQRNGPTGPNRGLSLSLCCPRINNAINAAPGEDSAPTDTNGDSRCLNLIQKMVSWSKEHEEWSVYVFSPQNRFRIFCQRLISHKLFDRIILVFILLSCATIAVERPAINHKSMERWVLNTAGCVFSAVFFVEMLFKVVALGLLFGKESYCRSAWNAVDGFLVLLSLVDILVSLASTSEKNIMGMLKVLCLLRTMRPLRVIKQAPKLKLAVEALIASFKPIGNIVIICCAFLFFYGILGVQLFKGKFFYCLGQDTINITNKSECLSANYRWVQKVYNFDNLPQALMSLFVMYSKDGWVNIMYDGLDAVGVEQQPITNYNEWMLIFFITFMIISFFLLDMFIGVMVETFHQCRQAQALTEIATVSQDQCNEPEEIPYYTDYSPIRRSIHTFCTSSFLDLFMAAVIFLSVMMMGFQHYDQPLYVEKMTDYSYYVFTIILIIEVMLKLVAFGILRFIKSRWNLLDIAVVLISILSIVFQVMDMADSIPINPSILRVCRVLRLAQVLKAKKIRVLLKTIIKTLSQVGNICLLFAFFFFIYAALGVELFGRLECTDDNICLGLHRNANFKHFGMALLTLYQVCTGDNWSGIMADTLRECRPNDEGCSSYLHWVSPIFFSSFVVMAQFVLVNLVVAVIMQALEDSHENQPTNSCPPLEEEDEHDPSRLSTQNVEPSSSHDNTNGFSVMTQS